The following is a genomic window from Mycobacteriales bacterium.
GGAGCTGTCCCAGACCGTGCTGATCTCCACGATCCTGCTGGTGCAGTTCGTCGCATTCGGCGGCGCGCTGCTGTTCGGCCGGATCGCCGCCCGGTACGGCGCCAAGCGCACCGTGCTCGGCAGCCTCGTGGTCTGGGTGGTGGTGCTGCTGTTCGCGTTCGGCCTGCAGAAGGGCAGCGCGGTCCAGTTCTCCGTGCTCGGCGCCGCGATCGGGGTGGTGCTGGGCGGGACCCAGGCGCTGACCCGGTCACTGTTCGGGCAGCTGACCCCGGTCGGCAAGGAGGCCGAGTACTACGGCCTGTACGAGATCAGCGACCGCGGCACCAGCTGGCTCGGCACCCTCGCCTTCGGCGTGGCGGTCCAGCTGACCGGCTCGTACCGGATCGCGATCGTCTCGCTGGTGGTGTTCTTCGTGCTCGGGTTCGCGTTGCTGACCCGGGTGGACGTCAGGGCGGCGGCCGCCGAGGCCCGCGGCGAACTGGCGGTCCTCCTGTGAGCGGGAGTGAGGCCGCGGCGGCGTCTGGACTGACGCGACGCGCCGACGAGGTCGCTGCGCGGCGCGGAGGGAAGACGCCGCCTGCAGCGGCCGACCGGAGCGAACCAGGGGCAGCACGGTGAGCGCGTTGTCGTTCTTTCACGGGCCGATGGACCGCGGCAAGTCCACGCTCGCCTTGCAGATCGACCACAACCAGTCCCGGCAGGGCCGCCTCGGCCTGCTGCTGGTCCGGCACGACCGCTCCGGCCCGGCCCGGATCTCCAGCCGGCTGGGCCTGTCCCGGGAGGCGGTCGAGGTCACCGACGGCATGGACCTGCGCGAGCTGGTCCGCGACCGGCAGGCCGCCGGGCTCCGGGTGGACTACCTGGTCGTGGACGAGGCCCAGTTCCTGGACCCGGCGCAGGTCGAGCAGCTGGCCGACCTGGTCGACGACGCCCGGGTCGAGGTGTTCGCATTCGGCATCTCGACCGACTTCCGGGGCCGGCTGTTCCCGGGCTCGCAGCGGCTGCTGGAGCTGGCGGACTCGGTCGAGCAGCTCCAGGTCGAGGTGCTGTGCTGGTGCGGCCGGCCCGGCCGGCTGAACGCCCGGGTCGTCGGCGGCCGGGTGGTCCGGGCCGGCGACACCGTGCTGGTGGCCGACACCGGCGGCGAGGCCGAGGTGCACTACCAGGTGCTCTGCCGGGCCCACCACCGTGCGGGCGACCTCGGGCCGGGCGTACGGGCGCCGGGTCAGCTC
Proteins encoded in this region:
- a CDS encoding thymidine kinase: MSALSFFHGPMDRGKSTLALQIDHNQSRQGRLGLLLVRHDRSGPARISSRLGLSREAVEVTDGMDLRELVRDRQAAGLRVDYLVVDEAQFLDPAQVEQLADLVDDARVEVFAFGISTDFRGRLFPGSQRLLELADSVEQLQVEVLCWCGRPGRLNARVVGGRVVRAGDTVLVADTGGEAEVHYQVLCRAHHRAGDLGPGVRAPGQLTIG